Sequence from the Toxotes jaculatrix isolate fToxJac2 chromosome 24, fToxJac2.pri, whole genome shotgun sequence genome:
TCTCCATGGTGCCTGTCTTTAACGATCCGGGCCGAAGCGGCTCAGGGGCTGGACCCTCCGCAGAGAGGTGTGTCAGTGACCTGGAGTCTGGACCGGCCCCTCCTCCCCCGAAACACCACAATCCGACAACCTCACTGAGGGCGAATCTGATGGTGCTTTCAGGTGCACCGAATTAAACCAGAAATTTCCTCTGAGCAACAGTAATCGATCGCCAAAATCGTGATTGATTTTCTGTAAATTGGTTATACAGAGCGGAGGAAATTTGACTGGTTTAAGCCTGTGAATGAAATTCAGGAGTACTGACCTACACTGCCTgacgtgacctttgacccccagATAAAACGATTACACCCCACTTTAGGCTAATTATTCACAGTTACGCTCGTACCTGGAGGTCAAAGGGTCAAAGGTTACTAAACACACGACAGCACAGGAATTATTCACGTTTTTACAAGTGCACAAacttaatgtaataaaaaaaataatcgtTACaagtttttttaataaaacaattataattaaattaatgattttttaaaagtaataaaatatagCGATAAACTATTATGTGGTCTAGCAAACTGTCATTTAATAAAAATGGCAATGAgaataaaatactaaaaataaattgtaattaatagaaatgcaaataaataataaatggtaacaaaataactgtaaaaaaaaacctaaatgcTAATTATAATGGTAATAACAgcaaatcatcatcataaaacATGAATGAGGAACTGATAAACTTTGTTTTATAAATTTCAGTCATTCAAAACCCAAATTACAAAACTCTGCAAAGACTGAatcttttcatttccattgaCATGTCGAcgcaaacagaaacacacactgctgtttgttcatgttttcactctcacacacttccCATTAGTGTCGGGTCCCTCGGTCATTCATGTGATCTGTTTTCCAGCAGTGAACCGATTTGATTCAGTTGATCTGACTTCAGAAACTGAGAAGAGTCTGAAAGAACCAGACGGAACTGGAATATTCTGCCTTTCTCCTACTGGTCCATTCACATCAGACTGCTCTGGTTTCCAGTCAGAGTCTGAGCAGTTCAGCCGGGTTTGGACGTCACGTGGTGGAAACACCAGAGTCGGATTAACTGGAGAAGCATGATCCAGGTGTGTGTTCCACCTGTCCACATCACATACACAGCAGAAGGCTAatctgaacagcagcagagaacaaaacatgattctggaaaaagaaatcggagtttctgtttgtggtttgtggtgtcTGTCTGATTCCTGGTCCTGTGaagatgagctgctgcagaaagaCGAGCACAGACACCAAAACATTTGACATTAGCTGTTGGTTTCTGAGAGTGTTTTCCTCAGACTGCAGGAATGTTGACTTCACTGTATTTTTAAGGGGTAAACTGTGAGGAGCTGAACCCAGCATCAGCTGAGAGGCTGCAGCGCCACACAGACTTAAAGTGTTAATCAGCCCCTGTGATTAGTTATTACCcttcaaacagacagagagcagctgctgattaAAGAGCTCTCAGCACACACTGACGGCAGCTCTGAACTGATGAGTCACTGCATTATATTCACCATGACTCTGAGATTTAATCTTCTTACAGATCTTGAATGAAGTCTGGTGGACAGACGTCAGCTCAAAGATCAGATGCTTGGAGGTTGGAGATAATCTGAGTCTGAAACCTTCTACaacatttaaaagtttaaaCCTGTAACCAGTGCTTCTATAATATATTCAGACAGCGTTTAAtggatgttttcttcttctcacgTAACAATAATAAGATTTGAGTAAAttaactgtgattttaaaaaaactggaaataatGATCAAGAGATCAATAAATCTGTGACAGAAATGGTTCGGATCAAATTCAAATAGTTTTCCTGAAATTGGACACCTGTGGCCTTTGACCTCTGATACCTGATCACAGCGTGTTCACACCTGCCTTTAAAAAACGTCGTAGATGTCCGATGCTGCTCCTACGACGCCTCCACCGGGTGAAAGCCTCCGTTCTCCtccctcagcttctctctcttcctggcCTGAACCAGGCTGTAGACCACAGCTCCCAGTGTGTTCCTGTTCAGACCGAAGCCCCGACCACTGCCACGCTCTGTGAAACTGGACCGTTCGTCCTGACTGCTCACGAAATACGTACGAACCTGAAGGACGAAAGCACCAAAGATATCACAAACTCTTCCCGACAGCGAGTGTAATCGCATTTACGTGTAATTTAGTTTTCTCACCTTGCCATGACGTTCACTGATGCCTTTGACGTAAATGTTCCCTCTAAGTTGCCGTAGGAAGCCTCGCTCAACCAGAATACAGCTGGTGGATTCTGGGACCTGAAATGAGGATGGTGGGGACGACTGTCAGGTTACAAACACGATATAAACATACAAACcgtggcagacagacaggtgtgcTCACCTGTATCCTCCCGCTGACTCCGGTGCTCTCCATCCTGCTCGCTATGTTCACCGTCGTGCCCCAGATGTCGTACTGAGGTTTGGTGGCACCGATCACTCCTGCGATCACCGGGCCGTGAGCGACGCCTGGAGATCAACAACAAATGataaagtttcattttgtgatttttcttttcagcttttttttcttcattttactcCGACCTGGTGTTATCATAAAATAATCTTCCACAGCTAATGACTTAACTTCCTGCTGcctgaattaaatattttaaaaaccaTATTTGAAGTATGAAGCTGTTTCAGTGCTTGTTCTTAGGTTTTTAGTGTCAGTGTTCATGTTCTAATGGAAACAGGTTCAGACAGTTCTACCcttcatgttttttatttatctgttaaagtgtgtgtgttgtacgtACCGACTCTGAGCTGGaagctgtttcctgtgtgtgtgttgatgtgtttgagtgtttccTGCATGGCCAGAGCGAACAGAACCAGCTCGCTGAGGTGATGCCAGCCGTCCTCACActcctgaacacaaacacacattcaacaaAGGAACAAAAGTCACAGTGACACTCCCACAAACTCTTTTCTGACACAGATCCAGATTCCTGAGCTGATACAGCGGAAACTCGGCACcaatagtttttatttaaaagaataaactctgacctgtctgtcagGAGAGAGGCCAGAAGCTGCCATGTAGGAACTACCGATGGTTTTAATCTTCTCCACCTCCTGGAAATAACAGTCATCcaacagctgcacagacaaagacacagaagaatGACTTTCAAACACACTTTTCATGCCATGAAATTAAACACTAACTGGACTGAAGTGAAATATAAAGTCTCATCAACCTTTGGTCCGAACAAAACTCAACCTGAGTTTGACTCTTAGGTTAAACCGTGTGTAAAGAAAGCAAATTAAATATTCACAAACaggaaagaagtaaaaaaaatcagtaagagaaaaagtaaatgaaGTCAACTATACATTAAAAAAGCAATTTTAACATTGCCATGTGTGGCGACACCCTTTTATTAAATATATGTCTTAAAGTACAAACATGACCTTTTCAGAATATCTGAAAAAATAGTGTCGACATTTCAATTCTAAATATACTGTAACAGAGCTGTGAAGGATGTTTACAATACAAATCACCACCATTTTTATTGCATAATCATCATTTTGTTGGGCAGTacgtgttttgtgtgtgtgtctgcgtgtgtgtgtgacctcgtCGAAGTCAGTGATGATGTGGTTGAGGAGGCGGAGACACTCGACGTGCTGATGAACGAGCTCCTTCTGCTCGTAGAAGTCGGAGAAACCCGGCAGAGAGGCGAAGAGGACACCGACCCGCTCGTACGACTGCGAGTACAACtcctgaaaataaacacaaacacgggAAGATAAAaccaccacagacacacaaaacgaCAGCAGGTGCGAATCCCTGACAACACAGggacacaaaatgaccataaataCCTGCTGCGACCTTTTCTGAGACCTGAGGACACtgagcacacgcacacaaacacacacctgtggacAGGTGAGAGTACCTCATTGAGGCGGTCTCTCTCCAGAAAGTGCTGAGCGACGTGGGCGGGGAGGATGTTGAGCAGCAGGCACTCGTTGTGCTCCCTCAGCTCCTTCatgtcctccacctccttcctcGCCTGGAGACGCCACAGGAAGTCCAGCCGTGCCGTGGCCTCCAGCTACCAACGAAGAAGAGCACAGAGGCATAACAGATGAGGATcaaatgataaaaaatgaaGAAGGGACAGCAGAACCCGGCAGAACCCGGCAGAACTCACCTGTCTGCTGTTGTAGAGAACAGTGACCACGAACATCACCATGAAAACCGCACACACTCCCTTCTTACACAGGTGATGAGACCTGAGTGACACAGAAGGCGACCGTTAGACCCGGCAGCTGTTCTTATCCACAACGTTCAGGTAACGGAAAATAATCACCTGTGCGTCTCCATGAGGTAGGTGTAAAGGGCGGTGGCCAATAGGAGGACGGCGAGCTTCAAAACGCAACTCAACCTGAGGAACACCGCAcaggtaaccatggcaaccacgGCGCTCAGCACCATATACTGTTCACAAGGAAGGTCGTTAATTACAATGACACCTAAGCAAACAATATAATGACGTTTCATAGCGTTTACTCGCACCTCTGGATGTGTACAGATGTTGATGTCAGGCCAGGTAGAGGTGGGCGGAGCCAGCAGGGAGTCACTGCTGTTACTGTGAGTGTCTGATGACTCACACCACAgctggaggaaggaaggaagttaACGCTGATTGTATTAAATCGTTTTTCCCGTTTCCCTGCAGCGCTCCTGACAATGTTTACGTCCAGTAGCTAATCACAACAAATCCAGCAGACTTACGATGTCCGAGGAGGCGACGCCGAAGTTGATGGTGACGGCGGTGAGCGTGAGCAGCGTCCGGGCGGTCTTGGTTTCGTGAATCCAACAACAGAGCGACTGCAGAGGGGCGGGGCAGTGCTTAAACTCCTCCCCCAGAGTGAGCAACAAAAGCAGGGAGTAAACACTGCCACTGATTAGGAACTGAGCAACCATCGGACACAACCTGCAGGGAGACATGACGGAGGTGAAGACCTGGACACGGAAGGTTAACAGTTAATAGGTATGTCTCGTGTCAGGTGTTAGTGAAGACTGCACCAGTAtaaacacactttaaactggTTGGTGCTGAACCCCAGTGGCAGAGAAATCATCACTGTAAAGTCTTTTATTATAAACCACTGAGTCAGGTAGAGAGACAGGTGTACCGTGGGGCGGGGATTAGCGCTTGGAcagccatcagcagcagcagcaggatgaagGAACAAACCATGTTGGACTTGAAGAGTTCGTCTCTCATTTGGGAGtactgagagacaaagagaggacgATTAACTGTCACCAAACTGCCCGCTACATCTCAAAGACACGTCCAGACAGAGGAGTCAGGTCATTACCTTTCCCTCCATGTGGGAGTCCTTGAACACCTGAGTGAAGGTGGTGATGTGCTCCTTCCTCATTCGCTCGCTGCTTCGAACCTCCATGGCCTGACGGATCCTCTTGTTGACCTCTCGTGATCCTGACCTCTGTGCCGCAATCTGGTTGGGCAGCTGGGTCAGTGAGCCGTTGGTGAAAGTGGCGAGGATCTGTGGGGCGCCACAGGGACAACATAAGACAAAAGCCATCAAATTTCCACAAAGTGTGAGCCTTTTGTTATCAAAGTGTCCAATGTCCTCACAAAACTCATTCCCAGGATGTCTCCAAAAGGCAGCTCGGCGCTCCAGCTCGTTGTCTCGTCGTAACTCGGGCGTCTCACTTTGGGAGGCTGGACTTCCTCCCGCAGCATCGGGCGGATCAGGTACGTGTCGATGTTGTGTTTCCGTAGAAACTCGTTGCGTTCCTGGCCGTGTCCCGCCTCCGTCTCGTACAGCCCCCCCAGGCAGTCCAGAGTGGCCCGAGAGATGTGAACCCGCCTGAGGTGAGGAACCGAAAGCAGCTGTTACACCGACTTCTaccttttttatatttaaactgACAAATATGATATATATGAGAGAAAATCAGCAAAGGTTCACGTCTGTGTTCCTGAATGAGACACGATAACAGACGTTTGCTGTCAACTACACACAACTCGAGTGACTACAATCATTgtaaagtgaggacattttggcaaagACGTGGGTTAAGGAGTAACATTACGATCAGGTCAATGAGACAGCTCAGTGGTGCATCAGCAAAGACAtgatgtctgagtgtgtgtctgaccccGGGACTCCTGCAGCCTCTAGACTGTTGGCGATGTCGACGTCCCAGCTCCAGATGTCAAACTGCCACTTCTGAAGACCCAAAACGCCACAAAGAACCGAACCGGAGTGGACACCGATCCTCATGtccacctcctgctgcagctcccgACGAACGTAACTGTAACACGTTCGTGTCTCCGTGAAGCTTCATGTAAACAGCGTGTTTAATATGTtctattagtgtgtgtgtgtgtgtgtgtttttaccgtATCGTGTTGATCATGCTGAGGCCCATCTCCACGCAGCAGCGAGCGTGTCCTCTCTGAGGCTCTGGGACTCCTGACACACAGTAGTAACAGTCACCCAGGATCTTAATACGCAAACACTGATGCTCctgaacataaacacagacgGAGACACACATCATCATTAACAACCATTTCCTCACTGACGTCCCAGTTTATTCTACTGTTAATAACGAcgataaactttatttataacgGACACGATGCAGctcaaagtgcttcacagattcacagaaaaaaagtctttaaatcTGACCTCGGCCAGCCTGTCGAAGCGACCGAAGAGCTCGTTCAGAGTTTTAACCAGATCCTGAGCCGAAAGAATCAACGAGAGAGAAGTGAAGCCGATGATGTCTGCGAACAGGATGCTGCGGAGAGAAGGCGACAGAAACGTACGATTAAACTCAGCACGCTGGAAACAACACGTCTTTGAACACAAACTCTGGGTCTGAGCTTTGcgacagatgaaaacagaggccgtctgtgctggtgtgtgacCTGACGTCTTTGTAGTGGTGGATGTAGATCTTGTGGAACTGCTGAGGCAGCAGATATTCGTCCACAGTGGCCATGTCAGCGATCATCTCCAGAACCAGAAACCGAGGCAGGATGGACATGACCAGACGCTCCTGCAGGACACGAAACAGACAGACGGGAGAACTGGCTGCTTTTCCACGTCCTGGGTAAACTGGAAATCTTTGCATCAAATGATTCACCAGTTCATTATCAAATCAACCAAGACGAACGAGGATCTCGTGTCTATGATACGAAATCACGGAATAACATCACATCAGTTCAGATCATAAACAGACGTGCGCAGTGtttctccacctgtctgtggttctctctctccagtcGGACCCGGCCCTCGATACAGCGCCTGGTCTCCAGGAAGGCCTGTCTCTGAGTCCGATCGGACAGGTAGTGGATGAACAGACCTGCTGTGTTCATAGCCAGGTACAACAAGGCCTTCGACAGCACCTGCACAGGAACAACAAGTTATGAACACAGCACAGCGAAGCACGGTTAGAAAAACCCTGACAGGGTTCGTAAAAGACTGAGATGTTTtcagaaaggaaggaaggaaggaggaggaaggaaggaaggaaggaggaggaggagaaaaagaaagaaagaataaccTCTCTGGCGAAGGTGTGGTTGCCGTAGTGACAGCAGACATCCACCAGCAGGTGCAGGGTGGAGGCAGTTACCCCGGCGACGATGGACCAGAGGAGGGGTAGGGGCAGGAGTGTGTACGTGGAGAACAGCGTGAAGAAGACGTACCAGGA
This genomic interval carries:
- the LOC121177651 gene encoding adenylate cyclase type 8-like; the protein is MKQTPPRQQVTEEAGLAALVTMEDDCGVLENGVCEVARQTSDITFSANVNPAPGLRRKQLLWQNAVRNIIDQHHLYSLRLAGGLERGKHRITVTDAYIADINRQIRNKASRGAFWQKRRSSAARIHPATPRITRAAETKHSPLCDADFFVSWGSTVHGVFVPALQHTFKSAELEQLYQQFSSGQRRTSLVVTNVINILTRLLISLLTWPADWGGVACDWLAVLSVVLWAGICVLALTRREVMSSPQWLRYLSVVSWLSQTVQVLVGVFSRAESDHSWYVFFTLFSTYTLLPLPLLWSIVAGVTASTLHLLVDVCCHYGNHTFAREVLSKALLYLAMNTAGLFIHYLSDRTQRQAFLETRRCIEGRVRLERENHRQERLVMSILPRFLVLEMIADMATVDEYLLPQQFHKIYIHHYKDVSILFADIIGFTSLSLILSAQDLVKTLNELFGRFDRLAEEHQCLRIKILGDCYYCVSGVPEPQRGHARCCVEMGLSMINTIRYVRRELQQEVDMRIGVHSGSVLCGVLGLQKWQFDIWSWDVDIANSLEAAGVPGRVHISRATLDCLGGLYETEAGHGQERNEFLRKHNIDTYLIRPMLREEVQPPKVRRPSYDETTSWSAELPFGDILGMSFILATFTNGSLTQLPNQIAAQRSGSREVNKRIRQAMEVRSSERMRKEHITTFTQVFKDSHMEGKYSQMRDELFKSNMVCSFILLLLLMAVQALIPAPRLCPMVAQFLISGSVYSLLLLLTLGEEFKHCPAPLQSLCCWIHETKTARTLLTLTAVTINFGVASSDILWCESSDTHSNSSDSLLAPPTSTWPDINICTHPEYMVLSAVVAMVTCAVFLRLSCVLKLAVLLLATALYTYLMETHRSHHLCKKGVCAVFMVMFVVTVLYNSRQLEATARLDFLWRLQARKEVEDMKELREHNECLLLNILPAHVAQHFLERDRLNEELYSQSYERVGVLFASLPGFSDFYEQKELVHQHVECLRLLNHIITDFDELLDDCYFQEVEKIKTIGSSYMAASGLSPDRQECEDGWHHLSELVLFALAMQETLKHINTHTGNSFQLRVGVAHGPVIAGVIGATKPQYDIWGTTVNIASRMESTGVSGRIQVPESTSCILVERGFLRQLRGNIYVKGISERHGKVRTYFVSSQDERSSFTERGSGRGFGLNRNTLGAVVYSLVQARKREKLREENGGFHPVEAS